In a single window of the Verrucomicrobiota bacterium genome:
- a CDS encoding shikimate dehydrogenase: protein MQIRGDTQLTGLFGWPVRHTASPAMHNAGFEALGLPWVYLPLEVRPERLADAVRGTAALGFRGFNVTIPHKQAVMPFLNEVSDEARLIGAVNTVRIDEGGACRGFNTDGKGFIRSLRTDAAYDPAGATAFIMGAGGAGRAVATQLALERAARVIVCDVDAARAASLAGSIASGMPNARVETVPHEAGAVARSLGEADLFVDATPLGMHAAEPTSVPAGALKAATFVVDLVYNPPETPLLAQAKAKGCRTLNGLGMLLFQGVEAFELWTGRDAPVDVMRRALHDAVYAKGPA from the coding sequence ATGCAGATTCGTGGCGATACACAACTCACCGGGCTCTTCGGCTGGCCCGTTAGGCATACGGCCTCACCCGCCATGCACAACGCGGGCTTCGAAGCGCTCGGGCTTCCGTGGGTCTACCTGCCCCTCGAGGTCCGGCCCGAACGGCTCGCCGACGCCGTACGCGGTACGGCGGCGCTCGGGTTTCGCGGCTTCAACGTGACGATTCCGCACAAGCAGGCCGTGATGCCTTTTCTCAACGAGGTTTCAGACGAGGCGCGTCTCATCGGTGCCGTCAATACGGTGCGCATTGACGAGGGCGGCGCGTGCCGGGGCTTCAATACCGACGGCAAGGGCTTCATCCGCAGTCTGCGCACCGACGCCGCCTATGACCCCGCAGGCGCGACGGCGTTCATCATGGGCGCCGGCGGGGCGGGACGCGCCGTCGCCACGCAGCTCGCCCTCGAACGCGCCGCGCGCGTCATCGTGTGCGACGTGGACGCCGCGCGGGCCGCATCGCTCGCCGGGAGCATCGCCTCCGGCATGCCGAACGCCCGTGTCGAGACCGTGCCGCACGAGGCCGGCGCGGTCGCCCGCTCCCTCGGCGAAGCCGATCTCTTTGTCGACGCGACACCGCTCGGTATGCATGCCGCCGAGCCAACGAGCGTCCCGGCCGGCGCGCTCAAGGCGGCGACGTTCGTCGTCGATCTCGTCTACAATCCGCCCGAGACGCCGTTGCTCGCTCAAGCCAAGGCCAAAGGCTGCCGAACGCTTAATGGGCTCGGCATGCTGTTGTTCCAGGGCGTCGAGGCGTTCGAGCTCTGGACGGGCCGTGACGCGCCGGTCGACGTGATGCGTCGCGCCCTGCATGACGCCGTCTACGCGAAGGGACCCGCCTGA
- a CDS encoding prepilin peptidase, with the protein MPLETLLFVIAFVFGCVWGSFFNVVIYRLPREMSVVKPGSHCFACNTPVAWYDNIPLVSWLVLRGKCRHCGAPFSFRYFIVELITGLLFLAVMMKYIDPIMTKGRTLEGVVALVLHWLMVGGFVVLTFIDFDHKIIPDCVSLPGIVLGLIASFAVPDLVARYRGQVAPEHVSHLKSLLEGAIGMLVGGGSLWIIAVAGRAVFKKEAMGGGDIKLMAMIGAYMGYWLILPIVLISAFTGAIVGVTLIVISQARGARLIKPLHAVAENDPDPAAREKAKAEIAEIEEAQMAWSSQIPFGPYIVLGALIAYFFGDRLIRWYFGLLMPVQPAMPAHNLVGTVLRLLGVS; encoded by the coding sequence ATGCCGCTTGAAACGCTGCTGTTCGTCATTGCGTTCGTGTTCGGCTGCGTCTGGGGCAGCTTCTTCAATGTGGTCATCTACCGGCTGCCGCGCGAGATGTCGGTCGTCAAGCCGGGTTCGCACTGCTTCGCCTGCAATACGCCGGTGGCGTGGTACGACAATATCCCGCTCGTGAGCTGGCTCGTGCTGCGCGGCAAGTGCCGCCATTGCGGCGCGCCGTTCTCGTTCCGCTACTTCATCGTCGAGCTCATCACCGGACTGCTCTTCCTGGCCGTCATGATGAAGTACATCGATCCGATCATGACCAAGGGCCGGACCCTCGAGGGCGTCGTCGCGCTCGTGCTCCATTGGCTCATGGTCGGCGGGTTCGTCGTGCTGACGTTCATCGACTTCGACCACAAGATCATCCCCGACTGCGTTAGCCTGCCCGGCATCGTGCTGGGGTTGATCGCGTCGTTCGCCGTGCCCGACCTCGTCGCGCGGTATCGCGGCCAGGTGGCGCCGGAGCACGTCTCGCACCTCAAGTCGCTGCTCGAGGGCGCGATCGGCATGCTCGTCGGCGGGGGCAGCTTGTGGATCATCGCCGTCGCCGGGCGCGCGGTGTTCAAGAAGGAAGCGATGGGCGGCGGCGACATCAAACTCATGGCCATGATCGGCGCCTACATGGGCTACTGGCTCATCCTGCCCATCGTGCTGATCTCAGCATTCACCGGCGCGATCGTGGGCGTGACGCTCATCGTGATCTCGCAGGCGCGCGGCGCCCGCCTCATCAAGCCGCTGCACGCGGTCGCCGAGAACGATCCCGACCCCGCCGCGCGCGAGAAGGCGAAGGCGGAGATCGCCGAGATCGAGGAGGCGCAGATGGCGTGGTCGAGCCAGATCCCGTTCGGCCCCTACATCGTGCTCGGCGCGTTAATCGCTTACTTCTTCGGCGACCGGCTCATTCGGTGGTACTTCGGCTTGCTCATGCCCGTGCAGCCGGCCATGCCGGCGCACAACCTCGTCGGGACCGTCCTACGCCTGCTCGGGGTAAGCTGA